In Lycorma delicatula isolate Av1 chromosome 10, ASM4794821v1, whole genome shotgun sequence, a genomic segment contains:
- the LOC142331196 gene encoding methylcytosine dioxygenase TET-like: protein MGGVAIALGHGSVLFECAKHELHATTALRRPNRLHPTRISLVFYQHRNLNRPKHGWEEWEEKMRLRKLGVTTTSGSNGNPPPSPSLERSQTHSSQILMRSPTYTTTTWTTLFPMHPCMVTGPYQEGGAVS from the coding sequence ATGGGTGGTGTTGCTATCGCGTTAGGTCACGGCTCTGTGTTATTTGAATGTGCAAAACATGAATTGCATGCAACAACCGCATTAAGAAGACCTAACAGATTACACCCAACAAGAATAAGTCTTGTATTTTATCAACATCGAAATTTAAATAGACCAAAACACGGCTGGGAAGAATGGGAAGAAAAAATGAGATTAAGAAAACTTGGTGTTACAACGACATCCGGCTCAAACGGAAATCCACCGCCATCACCTTCATTAGAACGCTCACAAACACATTCTTCACAGATTTTAATGCGTTCTCCTACTTATACTACTACAACGTGGACAACACTTTTTCCGATGCATCCTTGCATGGTTACTGGACCATACCAAGAAGGAGGTGCTGTtagttag